A stretch of DNA from Ricinus communis isolate WT05 ecotype wild-type chromosome 4, ASM1957865v1, whole genome shotgun sequence:
TAGCCTTTCATAGTTTCAAGTCTTTTGTAGTCCCCTAACATTATGTCAAATTTCAGGCATCTGCAACTGccataagagaaaaatatggtTCTTTGAACCTTCTCATTAATGCCTCAGGCATCCTCTCGATACCAAATTTGCTGCAACCAGGTAGGATAATCGTAACACTGCTTCCACAACAAATATTTGAGCCAAGTAgtggattttgatatttgCAATTTATATATGCAATAGTCAACAAACAGCTGTTCTTTCTATAAACTCCAGGGCAGAGGAATAAAGTTAATTTCTTTGGTTTCCAGTGCAGAAACAACCTTGAACAAAGTAGAGAAATCGTCGTTGATGCTTGCTTATGAGGTCAATGCTGTGGGTCCAATTCTAGTGATCAAGGTACATGGAGATAGCTTTTTGTTGTTAACTTAAATTCATACTCCATTATGGTTTGAGAGTAACCCAGATCCAGAATCATTTTGGGATAGCTGATTTTGTATTAAAAGTAGTAGGCATAAGCAGTGAAATACAAAAGATTTGTTATGCTTCAATTAAAAGTATGTTCCTTGCCACTAAACAAAATGTTGGAAGAagctatctttttttttttttccgtttttcctctttttgtgAATTGGCCCAGGGGATAAACATGCATAGGTCTTACACTGAAAAGAGCACCTGCACCTGCATCAGTTTTTGTGTGTTAAGTAGAAAGAGATATCTACAAATACAATATTGCATTAATGCAATGAGTAACTTATTGAACTTACTTCACAAGGTTATGCATGCAATGCAGTTTATTCTTTGCCTTCTTTACAGTTTAATGGCTCAAGTAATTATTATACGAAATTTACAGCATATGTGGCCTCTTTTGAAAGCTGGAGGAGGCTCAGGCACCCAAAGGGATGTTGCAGTTGTAGCCAATTTAAGTGCCAGGGTTGGATCCATTGGAGATAATCGCCTAGGTGGCTGGCACTCTTATCGGTCTTCAAAGGCTGCCTTAAATCAGTGTATGATTTGTCACTTGGCTTCCCATATCATTTAGTTATAAGATATACAGCTTCAGTCAACATTtagtttaattctttttttcttaatattagcCTTATGAGATCGGTTCTTCTGAACATAAGGATGTCTGTCTTTCAGTCTTATTAAAGATTGACATCTGTTAATTTTTCATCTTGGCAAGGAATGCTTTATGTCAACTTCAATCACCTTTTGGATGTAACTTGGCAAACTCTGTCATGATTCACAAGTTAGATGTGAGAATATTCTTGCTCGAGTGTTCCGTTTTGCTCTGTTTGAACTCTTCAATTCAGAGGCCAGAAAATTCCTATAAAAAGGATCCATTGGTGCCTGAAAAGCATCTCTCAGCACTCCTTGCATGCAACAAACCTGATAGTTGGCTCACTTATAGTACCCATGTCTTAAAATACCATTGATGGCAGATATGTAGCCTCATCGCAAATGGAAATTACGTGAAGATAATGAATATATgctacacacacacacacacacacacacacacatatatatatatatatatatccactTTGGTTGGTAACTAGTCCTTTAAATTTCTAGTATATCTTGCATCCATACTGTTTCCACTTTAATGTGATTTCACCTgcattttctttgttgtttgttAGCTTGGAGTGTGCTGAAATAGTTGGATgctaaaaagaatataaatagaagatattaagaaatttcatTGCTAGCCGTTCTGGCTTATGATGACACTTATATCTGCTAATGCTAGCAGTGACGAAAACTGTGTCTGTGGAGCTTGCACGTAAGAGGGATCCGGTTATATGCATTCTTTTGCACCCAGGCACAGTGGACACTGACCTCTCTAGGCCATTTCAGAGGAATGTTCCTGAAGGCAAGCTCTTCACCAAAGAGTTCTCAGTTCAGAAGCTTTTAAACATTATCAACAATGCAAGGAGCCAAGATAATGGAAAGTTCTTCGCTTGGGATGGTCAGGAAATTCCTTGGTAATTGATTATACTTCCTGCTTTTGCTACAAAACATTGTCACAAGTCAATCCATGTAGTTGATCATGGTTGATCCGAAATAATCATATGGCTGCTTGTCTGTTTCTCCACTTCTTCAAAATGCAATTGTATTTAATTCCTTGGAAACCTTATGCTTTTGTATGTATTCAGCTCTGAAATCATGttgtcttttaattcttttcattttagttCTATTTAATTTCTCAATGATTGTGCTCCTGAATTGGATTAAAGTTGCAAAGATTTATGGAAAAGACAATACCATTGATCCATTATCAGTAAGAAggaaatgtatataaaataaaaaggtccACCATCATGAAAACAAGAGAAGTGAATTGGTGCAATAAAAGCCAACTTGAGATGCATGATTATTGAGGTCCAAAGTAGGGTCTAACAAGAACCACATACATTGCCCTATTTTATTTCGTCTCTTCCTAGAACACTACACCTGCCAAACCTCCTTCCCAATCTAGTGAATCCTGCAACATCaaatcaaaatgtaaactcTGTCCCTACACTTGATCGTagttgaaaaaagaaaagaaaaacaagtaatatgatatgtatatatatttatatatttatatatactcaCGTTTCACAATTGGTGGCGGTGGAGACAGGGAAGCCAACTTTGATATTGCAAGCAGCAGGAATCTTGCTCAAGAACTGATCTTTAATTCCCAGAGACTTGGAGCTAGCCTTCAAGCACCTGCAAATGGCCTTCTTGTCATCAACAGACTTCACAGTTTGAGCAAGCTGTTGCAGCCCAGTGCAGCATGCCGATGAGGGCTTCGAGTCCTTGCCAGTGGCGAACCCAACACAAGCAGCTGCCTTCATGTCAACTGTGCTGCATGGAACAGCTGCCTCGCTAACATTGGCCAGGCAGAGAAGGAAAGAGAGAAGGAAGAACACAGAGAAGAAGATGTTCTTCATGGTTAGTTTGGATAGTATACAGTAAGCCTCTTGGGGACTGCTACTTAAGCAAACAAGTGTTGGGTTTGGAAAATGGTAGTGTAGGTGATGAGCTtttataggaaaaaaaaaaaggggaaGCTGGGGATTACAAATGGATTGAGATTTGAGTTTTCCAAGGAAATTTGATTGAGCTGCAGGGcctataaatatatgtatatgtacaTATATTTCCTTGGAATTGATGAGTTTTCTGTACAGTGGTCGATCTTTTTCAAAGCAGTTATCTTGATATTGTTGTCTTAACTCATGtaagttattaattatcaTGTTCTGGCAAAGATTTCGACTACACATTTACGTATATGGTTTTACATTGGAAGTGTCACAAGATTAGGAGGAGATTAATTGGTGCATCCAACCTTAGTTATCAGAACATTTGGATGATGCTTTCCAAATTGAAAGTGCTTGTTAATACGATgattaatgctaatttgggcTATTTTATATGGTTTGGAGggataaaaatatgataaaagatctatttcttttaaaaagaaaaatcatttgGAGGCCTaataaactatataataaaaatagtcattattttatatatttaatttcatcatATAAATGATAGACTCCTATCAATAGTGGTGGATGTAGACATCGAAATTAAAACCTTACAAGTAAAAATGTAATTTGAGATTTGACAAACTGTagatctaaatatatataaatatatgagtAAGTTCTTGAGTTTTCAAGTAAAgggtaattaaatttttatattttaaatagctTAATTGCACATTTAAacaaattgacaaataaaataactatattaTTGGAGCTAACACTTTCATTTTACTGTATAATAATATCGGATTAGTTAGTTTTAAGCATTAAAAGAAactattttaactttttccaattcacattttatttatacgtGCCATAGTGggaaaatttcaaaataataatttgtcaTTCACTTTAACGAATAAAACTCAACACCATTATCATTAGTTAAAAATGTATAAAGCATTAAAATAAACGAAACTAACTCCAAAAATAACCAATGAGCCCTTAGTCTAGTAGTTAATGTTGATATTTAGAGAATTTATCTTTCCCACGttgctaagttaacaatcTTGAGGTGCCTTTCaagcctatataataaaagcctcactttattattcattcatcccaaaaataagagaaaaatattagagagttaaagcaattatttttctcctattataaagagagaattttaatgttttttcctttataaatagagagtttgtaactcctattagtttcttatagtaaaattcttctattcttgcccgtggtttttactctaatttgtttaggggttttccacgtaaatctgtgtgttctattgtatattttgtctttctttatctttattttctcaaattattagctgtgattttgctctatcaggttcatatttttctacagTTAAGGGTCTAGTAGTTAAGGGCGAGGCACTTATGATCTATAGTGTGGTCTCCGTACAATACTCTTCCGTACTAACATATACTAACCATTTATCTCTGGCAAAATGAAAAAGCTCCAAAAATgtaattatcttcttttttgaaaaaaaaatttaagggtATAATTAAgctattttcaattttaaaagtttaattgtGTACTGTTTGCCCAAAGATTTGGAGAAAATATAGGCACAAACCATATCATAGACTGTTGGCACTTACATATATGTTTTGAGATGCAAGGCATGGCAACAGAAATTATAAGTTAACCATGGacataaatgtatatatatatatatatatatatatgtaattaaccTGTTCAAATTCTATCACTTAATTATAACAAGAAAGTGtaacattattaaatttctacTGCATATAATGTGGATGTACCATACATACTATACAAGAAGATCAATTTGGAGACAGCTAAAGATTCCATATAATTTCATGTTTAATTTTCCATTCACAATCATTTTGGCCACGTTGTAAATGCAATAAAATGGAGTGTAATTTGATTTGTAcatttttacatttatatttcttttaatttaattagagtttttattttgtttataagaaataaaaaaaaaagtcaaagaagatgtaaattttattaaatacgtcaatataaatagtttaaattcttatgatatataaatttattcattactttattcatattatatgtaaaaaactatatattttttcttaatctttagaaactttttaatattaaaactgaaattaaaTGGAATTAAATTGGACGAACTATTAACCAAATAGCTTGGATTTCAGTTGCAAATTTGcattaaaatatgtatatgaTGATAGTTGTATCTCTCTTAGGCAGCAACACCTTAAGAAAGTACATTTGGTTAATGgtattttctttgaataggTAATTAATCGTTAGAGTTGCATggagaaattagaaaagaatggAATTGCAGTATGAAATTAGATGGTGGAACTGAACTGATCatactatattattaataaaaaagaacccaacataacataaaaatattaaattattattatttttattatcataagTTCAAAGAGGGTCTTAAAACAAGATCTCAACTACATTATTCAAATCCTTCTTGATCAAGTACTGTTGTAAGATTTGTAATTCCTACACAGCCTTGATCACCTCCATAATGGCCTAATGAATCCTgcaaaatcaaattgaaagaaacaaaCGAAAATTTATAGTAATATATAAGTATATTGAAAAGGGTGTTAAAGGGTCAGGATTCTCTTTTGATATGTTACTTACGTTTCGCAGTTGGTGTTGGTGGAGACAGGGAAGCCAACTTTGATGTTGCAAGCAGCAGGAATCTTGCTCAGGAACTGATCTTTAATTCCCAAGGACTTGGAGCTAGCCTTCAAGCACCTGCAAATGGCCTTCTTGTCGTCAACCGTCTTAACAGTTTGAGCAAGCTGTTGTAGCCCTGTGCAGCATGCCTGTGAGGGCTTCGAGTCCTTGCCAGTGGCGAACCCAACACAAGCAGCTGCCTTCATGTCCACCGTGCTGCATGGAACTGCTGCCTCGTTGGTGTTGGCGAGGCAGAAGAGGAAGGAGAGGAGTAAGAGCACAGAGAAGACAACGTTCTTCATGGTTTTTGaagtaagaaaattataaagggacgctaaatctttttcttttttcttcttgtacTTGATGTATGAGGCAATGCCTGTTCTTGCTGATGGGTTATGGTTGTGGGGGAGATAGGGTTTATATAGAGAAGGATTGTGGTTATTTGAGTTAATTTTGCTATACTGATGCTGCATGGATAAGTTGCATTGGGACTGAAACCAAAAGTTGCAGGCCCTCGCCAGGATGATCCTGCTATCTAGGGAACTGAAATTTCAAGAAATCTTCTTGGGTTCTGGAAATGGCTACAAAGAGGCAAAaaaactcttttctttttccctggCCATTCTGTCGTTCATTTGAACCTCATAATGTAAGTTCATCGCCAATGAACACACTAACAAGTTCGTAGAAAATTGCAgttcaatatttaaaatatattaatgtaAAAGGTcgtaaattaattataaataatcaagAATACTCTTTGCTTTGCTTAGCCATTCAACATACATGTAAAAGTATCTTctactctttttttcttgtgcTCCTTGCTTTGAAGTATgataatacataaatatacttcAACTTTGctcttataattattatattcatcAACTATCcgttatattttgaaaaacaaaCATTATATTATCCTAAAATGCTAGCGATAATggacaatatatattttaaattttttatttcattcatcctaatttttctctgttGATATGATCGATTTATAATGGTACCTCAGTTTGAAGCTCCactaaattttgaatgttctaactagtgatatatttttccatatattaaccttttacttttattatcaTGTTTCCTTCATATTATTATCCTATTAACTcctgtaattattatttatttttaattttaaatttagtatatgCTTATCTTTTATGTATAAGTGTGGTGAGATTTGGATGAAATGGCTAAAGGTTTAGAGAAAAACCAAACAATTACTAAGTGCAAAATTAAATGATTGCAGCGTTACtctgaaatttcttttaatgaaatGGACCGTTTTATTTTAGGGGAGATTAAACCATTACGCAGAGttctaagtttttttttttttacctccgtttcttttcttttacatttttacctttttcttttacttttttacgtttatttttttctcacttCATTTATTATGTTGagccaattttattttttttgtttttctttccaaTTCAATATTATGAATagaaatttatcattttctatTATCTCATATACAATAGAATGAATATTTGTTCCTTGTCATGCACTCTATTAGGCCTACATGTAACACCTAATTAAATGTAcgtaattagtttaattattttgattgatTAGTAATTgggttttaattaattaattaattaggctgctaaatttttcttattttattatttaatttaatttttctattcatcttttaatttttgaatttttgaattcttttataaataaataattttattgatggaTATAGTTAGAGTTGTAATCGGATTAAGCTAAACCGAACTTTAACGAGCTCGAGCTCAGCTCTATTTAATTTGGCAAAAAGTCTAGCTCTTATATTCAAACTCGAACTCAGcttgttttaaaattattgagcTTACGAATAGGTAGAACTCAATCTATAAATAGcttattattctattaaatgaACTAAGTTCGAACTCTGCTCGTTAAgtagttatataataaaaaaaagttaagcTTGAGATTGAGTTCAAATtcattaagtttttttttttaatattaattgttatctttatttaatattatatatatatatatatatataaaatatttctaatatatattagtattatattatattattataatactacCATTCGATGAATAatccaaataaattaatacataaattattatcataatttattattaactatatttaaaataattttttaattacacaaaattatatattctacttttattaacgttactaaattttatattaagtgtttaaaattattctttaaaaataaaatgcaatacattaaaataaaatagtttaaaaaaaatataacaattcaactcaaatataattaatgaataataaattagcaTGTCTAAACatgttttgaaatatttaacattatgaaaatattaagttACTAAAACActcctaaaaaaataatatttaaataatataaaaattcatattattacaataaacaataagaatccaaccatattcaatatttatacCTCTACAAAAGCAACCTTAAACAATATACTTTCTTTCTACACTCATTGAAAAATTAACCAAACATAAATTATACACATCTTAATATCAactaaatatcaataaaagaataatttaaaataactgaTTCTACAACATAAAAAacacttatttaatttttgtttttctttagtttctaCAACGTGGTTTTCTTggctaatttttctttttctataaaagaaacATTGGTTAACTTGTCAATGCAACATATTGTTCCGTAATAATCTGAATATGTatgattttgtatttttatttattttaaagtagATATGGTTTATGTTGGATTTGAcgttata
This window harbors:
- the LOC8287900 gene encoding non-specific lipid-transfer protein C, cotyledon-specific isoform-like — translated: MQHQYSKINSNNHNPSLYKPYLPHNHNPSARTGIASYIKYKKKKEKDLASLYNFLTSKTMKNVVFSVLLLLSFLFCLANTNEAAVPCSTVDMKAAACVGFATGKDSKPSQACCTGLQQLAQTVKTVDDKKAICRCLKASSKSLGIKDQFLSKIPAACNIKVGFPVSTNTNCETIH
- the LOC8287899 gene encoding C-factor; this translates as MKLSLVRYGAFLFTPMAMSSSRRAFSSSSYSSYGSIANWEGGVSMVQGASRGIGLQFVKQLLEKDEKGHVIATCRNPDGATGLLDLKNKFDERLNIQQLDLTIESSIEASATAIREKYGSLNLLINASGILSIPNLLQPETTLNKVEKSSLMLAYEVNAVGPILVIKHMWPLLKAGGGSGTQRDVAVVANLSARVGSIGDNRLGGWHSYRSSKAALNQLTKTVSVELARKRDPVICILLHPGTVDTDLSRPFQRNVPEGKLFTKEFSVQKLLNIINNARSQDNGKFFAWDGQEIPW
- the LOC8287898 gene encoding non-specific lipid-transfer protein D, cotyledon-specific isoform-like, which gives rise to MKNIFFSVFFLLSFLLCLANVSEAAVPCSTVDMKAAACVGFATGKDSKPSSACCTGLQQLAQTVKSVDDKKAICRCLKASSKSLGIKDQFLSKIPAACNIKVGFPVSTATNCETIH